A genomic window from Brevibacillus agri includes:
- a CDS encoding branched-chain amino acid ABC transporter permease, whose product MRSPFVSECGEFRTTYREDMALYKIPRIRYRVYALLGCFLLLPWVVSEYVTSLAVLCAIASIGAIGLNILTGFTGQISIGVGAFLGVGGYASALLTTSLGLSFWISLPLAGIATALVGALFGIPSLRLKGLYLAMATLAAQVIILYAMNHWDGLTGGTAGMILSRPTLGSFSFDSEMSYYYLTLAVLVVTFVFSANLFRSRTGRAFVAVRDRDLAAEVMGINLFRYKVLAFATSSFFIGIAGALMGHYTLVISPEHFDIGVSIEYLAMILIGGLGSVVGSIFGAVFLTLLPVLLRELMDLLAVLLPQVTEHYGAIRQIIFGGIVIGFLIYEPEGLAKMWRNFKEKCKLWPFSY is encoded by the coding sequence ATGAGAAGTCCATTTGTCAGTGAATGCGGAGAGTTTCGCACGACGTATCGGGAAGACATGGCGCTGTACAAAATTCCGCGCATCCGCTACCGGGTGTACGCGCTGCTCGGTTGTTTTCTCCTGCTGCCCTGGGTGGTCAGCGAGTATGTGACCAGTCTGGCTGTCTTGTGTGCCATCGCCTCGATCGGCGCTATCGGTCTGAATATTTTGACAGGTTTTACCGGGCAAATTTCCATCGGGGTCGGCGCTTTTCTCGGAGTGGGCGGGTACGCATCGGCGCTGCTCACGACGTCGCTTGGCCTGAGCTTCTGGATTTCGCTGCCGCTGGCCGGAATTGCGACAGCATTGGTCGGGGCGCTGTTCGGAATCCCTTCCTTGCGGCTAAAAGGGCTGTACCTCGCGATGGCGACTTTGGCCGCGCAAGTGATTATTTTGTATGCGATGAATCATTGGGATGGGCTTACGGGCGGTACAGCCGGGATGATTTTGTCCCGCCCGACGCTGGGCAGCTTTTCGTTCGATTCGGAGATGAGCTATTACTATTTGACGCTGGCTGTGCTCGTGGTTACGTTCGTCTTTTCGGCAAACCTGTTTCGCTCCCGCACCGGACGCGCGTTTGTCGCCGTGCGCGACCGCGATCTCGCCGCAGAGGTCATGGGGATCAACCTGTTTCGCTACAAAGTGCTGGCTTTTGCCACCAGCTCGTTTTTCATCGGGATCGCAGGCGCGCTGATGGGCCATTACACGCTGGTGATTTCCCCGGAGCACTTCGACATCGGGGTGTCGATCGAGTATTTGGCGATGATTTTGATCGGCGGGCTGGGGAGTGTCGTCGGCTCGATTTTCGGCGCGGTGTTTCTCACCTTGCTGCCCGTGCTGTTGCGCGAGCTGATGGATTTGCTCGCTGTGCTGTTGCCGCAGGTGACCGAGCATTACGGCGCCATTCGCCAAATCATTTTTGGCGGCATCGTCATCGGCTTTCTCATCTACGAGCCGGAGGGACTGGCGAAGATGTGGCGCAATTTCAAGGAGAAGTGCAAGCTGTGGCCGTTTTCCTACTAA
- a CDS encoding branched-chain amino acid ABC transporter permease, which translates to MDMFWQLLVMGLAVGSIYGLIALGFVLIYKSSDAINFAQGEFVLVGSYVCLTLITSYQIPFLPALLLTLVFSAVLGWAVERVVLRPFIGVPVISMIMATIGLSSVMAGIVHLFWGTDTRVFPAIFPVQPLALGGVVVPQVYVWSLVTVLILLGLFTLFFKFSKLGIAMRATADDQQAALSMGISVKVIFAVTWAISAIVSSVGGVLLGNINGVNSSLALIGLKVLPVALLGGLDSIPGAIVGGFIIGVLETLAGGYLDPILGGGVKEVLPFVVLVLILMFKPYGLFGKREIERV; encoded by the coding sequence ATGGATATGTTTTGGCAACTGCTGGTCATGGGGCTGGCGGTAGGTAGCATTTACGGCTTGATCGCGCTCGGATTTGTCCTCATTTACAAATCGAGTGACGCGATCAACTTCGCGCAGGGCGAGTTCGTGCTGGTCGGCTCGTACGTCTGCCTGACGCTGATTACTTCCTACCAAATACCGTTTTTGCCCGCCTTGCTGCTGACGCTCGTCTTCAGCGCGGTGCTCGGCTGGGCGGTGGAGCGCGTCGTCTTGCGGCCGTTCATCGGCGTGCCCGTCATCTCCATGATTATGGCGACGATCGGTCTGTCCAGTGTCATGGCGGGGATCGTCCACCTGTTCTGGGGGACGGATACACGGGTGTTTCCGGCGATTTTTCCTGTGCAGCCGCTTGCGCTCGGTGGCGTAGTCGTCCCACAAGTGTACGTCTGGTCGCTGGTTACCGTACTCATTTTGCTCGGGTTGTTTACGTTGTTTTTCAAGTTTTCCAAGCTCGGAATCGCCATGCGCGCAACGGCGGACGATCAGCAGGCAGCTCTCTCCATGGGGATCAGCGTAAAAGTGATTTTTGCCGTCACCTGGGCGATTTCCGCGATTGTCTCGTCAGTCGGCGGCGTACTGCTCGGCAATATTAATGGGGTCAACTCCTCGCTGGCGCTGATCGGGCTGAAGGTGCTGCCAGTAGCTTTGCTCGGCGGACTGGACAGCATTCCCGGCGCGATTGTCGGCGGCTTTATCATCGGCGTGCTGGAGACGCTGGCGGGCGGGTACCTCGATCCGATTTTGGGCGGCGGGGTCAAGGAAGTGTTGCCGTTTGTCGTACTCGTGCTGATTCTCATGTTCAAGCCGTACGGGTTGTTTGGCAAACGTGAGATTGAAAGGGTGTGA
- a CDS encoding AMP-binding protein has translation MKLKTIPQYLLARGVQWPNKTAMRQKKLGIWQELTWRQLSEEVKALSSGLRELGFSRGDKLAIIGDNRPEWVMAEAAAQALGGVSVGLYQDSLPKEIAYILNHSDAKIVVVEDQEQVDKLLEIADELPFVQKIVFYKDKGMRGYDHPLLSPFRDVQQLGRQCAYYASGEWEREVEQGSVEDIAILCYTAGTTGPPKGAMLSHRNLLHMTESLFSIDPVDVSDEYVSFLPLAWIGEQMMSVSGAFLAGYTVNFPEDTSTVQADLREIGPHLIFSPPRIWEDMVSRVQVKLQDAGWLKRSLYEWFRPYGEAKAQTAIAGGRLTVWQRLMYTLGDYLVFSAIKDHLGLLRIKRAYTGGAALGADVSRFFQSLGVNLKQIYGQTEVSGIAAVHRDGKIKPDTVGEPLPGTEINVSDKREIWIKSPSVFSGYYKNERATEDALVDGWLRTGDVGYMDESGQLVVLDRLQDVIRLDNDELVSPQLIENKLKFSPYIKEVMAIGTDRPYVTAILNIDMANVGRYAELNQVAYTTYSDLAQKQEVLLLIRREVERMNSELAEKEKVKRFVLLHKELDADDEELTRTKKVRRSYVADKYEAVIDGMYSDLNAVWVEGAVRYRDGRETAVRTQLKIVDVDAPLASDGEVA, from the coding sequence ATGAAGCTGAAGACCATTCCGCAATATTTGCTGGCAAGGGGAGTGCAGTGGCCGAACAAGACAGCCATGCGCCAAAAAAAGCTGGGCATCTGGCAGGAGCTGACCTGGAGGCAACTGTCGGAAGAAGTGAAAGCGCTGTCAAGTGGGCTTAGAGAGCTGGGCTTTTCGCGCGGCGACAAGCTGGCGATCATCGGGGACAACCGTCCGGAGTGGGTGATGGCCGAGGCAGCCGCGCAAGCGCTCGGGGGCGTATCCGTCGGCTTGTACCAGGATTCGCTGCCAAAAGAGATCGCCTACATTTTGAACCACTCCGATGCAAAAATCGTCGTAGTCGAGGATCAGGAGCAGGTCGACAAGCTGCTGGAAATTGCCGACGAGCTGCCGTTTGTGCAAAAAATCGTGTTTTACAAGGACAAAGGGATGCGCGGCTACGATCACCCGCTGCTCTCCCCGTTTCGCGACGTCCAGCAGCTTGGGAGGCAATGCGCTTATTACGCATCAGGCGAGTGGGAGCGGGAGGTTGAGCAGGGAAGCGTGGAGGACATCGCGATATTGTGCTATACCGCCGGAACGACCGGACCGCCAAAAGGGGCGATGCTGTCGCACCGCAATCTGCTGCACATGACGGAGAGCCTGTTTTCCATCGACCCTGTGGACGTGTCCGACGAGTACGTCTCGTTTTTGCCGCTGGCCTGGATCGGGGAGCAGATGATGAGCGTCTCCGGCGCGTTTCTCGCAGGCTACACGGTCAACTTCCCGGAGGATACGTCTACGGTACAGGCGGATTTGCGCGAGATTGGCCCGCACCTGATTTTTTCCCCGCCGAGAATATGGGAGGACATGGTGTCGCGCGTGCAGGTCAAGCTGCAGGACGCTGGCTGGCTGAAGCGCTCGTTGTACGAATGGTTCCGTCCGTACGGCGAAGCGAAGGCGCAGACTGCGATTGCGGGAGGGCGGCTGACGGTCTGGCAGCGCTTGATGTACACGCTCGGAGACTATCTCGTCTTTTCCGCGATCAAGGATCATCTGGGGCTTTTGCGCATCAAGCGCGCCTATACGGGAGGCGCCGCGCTGGGAGCAGACGTCTCCCGGTTTTTTCAGAGCCTTGGGGTCAATCTGAAGCAAATATACGGGCAGACGGAAGTGTCCGGGATCGCCGCCGTTCACCGCGACGGTAAAATCAAGCCGGATACGGTCGGCGAACCGCTCCCGGGGACGGAAATCAACGTCTCGGACAAAAGGGAAATCTGGATCAAAAGCCCGAGCGTCTTTTCCGGCTACTACAAAAACGAGCGGGCGACGGAAGACGCTTTGGTGGATGGCTGGCTGCGGACGGGAGACGTCGGCTATATGGACGAGAGCGGACAGTTGGTCGTGCTCGACCGTTTGCAGGATGTGATCCGCTTGGACAACGACGAGCTGGTGTCTCCGCAGTTGATCGAAAACAAGCTGAAATTCAGCCCCTATATCAAGGAGGTGATGGCGATTGGCACGGATCGCCCGTATGTGACGGCGATTCTCAATATCGACATGGCGAATGTCGGCCGCTATGCCGAGCTGAATCAGGTCGCCTACACGACGTACAGCGACCTGGCGCAAAAGCAGGAGGTGCTGCTGCTCATTCGCCGCGAAGTCGAGCGGATGAACAGCGAGCTTGCGGAAAAGGAAAAAGTGAAGCGGTTTGTGCTGCTCCACAAGGAACTGGATGCGGATGACGAAGAGCTGACGCGGACGAAAAAAGTGCGGCGGAGCTACGTCGCAGACAAGTACGAAGCGGTAATTGACGGCATGTACAGCGATTTGAACGCGGTCTGGGTAGAGGGCGCGGTCCGCTACCGAGATGGTCGGGAAACAGCCGTCCGCACGCAACTGAAAATCGTCGATGTGGACGCGCCGCTGGCGTCGGATGGGGAGGTGGCGTAA
- a CDS encoding ABC transporter ATP-binding protein — MALLEVDRLSLQFGGVAALSEVSFHVEKGEIFALIGPNGAGKTSMLNCISGLYKPTSGTIRFQGEPILALPPYKRAEKGIARAFQNIELFKHMTVLDNIMLGRHVRMRAGLLSCGFYWGKAQQEEIEHRRAVEEIISFLEIESIRHKPVGTLSYGLQKRVEVGRALALSPEMLLLDEPMAGMNSEEKEDMARFILDIHEERGTTMILIEHDMGVVMELSQHIAVLDFGKCIAFGTPEQIQTDPQVIEAYLGQEGTKEGRSA; from the coding sequence ATGGCGTTGCTTGAGGTAGACCGGCTGTCGCTGCAGTTTGGCGGGGTAGCAGCGTTGTCGGAGGTGAGTTTTCACGTGGAAAAGGGCGAGATTTTTGCCCTCATCGGGCCGAACGGAGCAGGCAAGACGAGCATGCTCAACTGCATCAGCGGCCTGTACAAACCGACCTCTGGCACCATCCGCTTCCAGGGCGAGCCGATTCTTGCGCTTCCTCCCTACAAGCGGGCGGAAAAAGGCATTGCGCGCGCCTTTCAAAACATCGAGTTGTTCAAACATATGACTGTTTTGGACAACATCATGCTGGGCAGGCACGTGCGGATGCGGGCCGGGCTTTTGTCGTGCGGATTTTACTGGGGGAAGGCACAGCAGGAAGAGATCGAACATCGGCGGGCTGTGGAGGAGATCATCTCGTTTCTCGAGATTGAGTCCATTCGGCACAAGCCAGTGGGCACTTTGTCGTACGGCCTGCAAAAACGCGTGGAAGTCGGGCGAGCGCTCGCTCTGTCTCCGGAGATGCTGTTGCTCGACGAGCCGATGGCGGGGATGAACAGCGAAGAAAAAGAAGATATGGCGCGGTTTATTCTCGATATTCACGAGGAGCGGGGCACGACGATGATCTTGATCGAGCACGACATGGGCGTAGTCATGGAGCTGTCCCAGCACATTGCCGTACTGGACTTCGGCAAATGCATCGCTTTTGGCACGCCGGAACAGATTCAGACCGACCCGCAAGTGATCGAGGCGTATTTGGGACAGGAAGGGACAAAAGAGGGGAGGAGCGCATGA
- a CDS encoding competence protein CoiA, whose product MRQCVHGEGFSVDPQTHSPELLRTWSGKQLFCQQCGAKVIFRHGQLVTPHFAHVASSCCDAGEPETAEHKAGKQLLVEWVRELYPANHTRQEAYLEEIGQRADVLTIFPNGQRLCIEYQCSRIEDKALRKRIEGYDQAQIAQIWIIGKSVFASRSVNRFRLQAWEKTIWERQRLLCLLDPLGRKRLDVLLDLAAVAGAKTLFSCKRRAEWELSRLKLTPEAQLLQADDAPLAAEKKRQSPQAQKTSRRRATREKAALAHKKTEREREREFLAHPLRKFALARVGDYLSHPLFNQKLEGDQLFVIDHRLWQSYLFLTEIHKVYQRKAVFATGTEIPRLFIKHILTKDDRFFERPFRSVVTRYVDQRLAQTIRRPNERESPGKAVHELVYEYFCRLEALGFLRNTTPNKERISASGMLYGRFDVLFDRFCPDLFGHTERELVAFFRQHDLCYLKGRWFDKKQTRKTPLDV is encoded by the coding sequence GTGAGACAGTGTGTGCACGGAGAGGGCTTTTCGGTTGATCCGCAGACGCATTCGCCGGAGTTGCTGCGGACATGGTCCGGCAAGCAGTTGTTTTGTCAACAGTGTGGGGCGAAAGTGATCTTTCGGCACGGACAGCTCGTGACCCCGCACTTTGCCCATGTAGCGAGCAGTTGCTGTGACGCTGGCGAGCCGGAGACAGCCGAGCACAAGGCGGGAAAACAACTGCTGGTGGAGTGGGTCCGGGAGCTGTATCCCGCGAATCACACGCGTCAGGAAGCGTATTTGGAAGAGATCGGGCAGCGCGCAGATGTTTTGACGATTTTCCCGAACGGACAGCGGCTTTGTATCGAATACCAATGCTCACGGATCGAGGACAAGGCATTGCGCAAACGAATCGAGGGATATGACCAGGCGCAGATCGCGCAAATCTGGATCATCGGGAAAAGCGTCTTTGCGAGCAGGTCTGTCAATCGCTTTCGGCTGCAAGCCTGGGAGAAAACGATTTGGGAGCGGCAGCGCCTGCTGTGCCTGCTCGATCCGCTCGGGAGGAAGCGCCTGGACGTGCTCCTGGATTTGGCAGCAGTGGCGGGAGCGAAGACGCTGTTTTCCTGCAAGCGCAGGGCGGAGTGGGAGCTTTCGCGGTTGAAGCTCACGCCGGAAGCGCAGCTTTTGCAGGCAGACGATGCCCCGCTGGCGGCGGAAAAGAAGCGACAAAGCCCGCAGGCCCAAAAAACATCCCGGCGCAGGGCAACAAGGGAAAAGGCGGCGCTGGCACATAAAAAAACGGAACGCGAGCGAGAGCGCGAGTTTTTGGCCCACCCGTTGCGAAAGTTCGCGCTGGCGAGAGTGGGCGACTATCTTTCGCATCCGCTGTTCAACCAGAAGCTGGAGGGCGACCAACTGTTTGTCATCGACCATCGCCTGTGGCAAAGCTATCTGTTTTTGACGGAAATTCACAAGGTCTATCAAAGGAAGGCTGTATTTGCCACCGGAACGGAAATTCCCCGGCTCTTTATCAAGCACATTTTGACGAAGGATGACCGCTTTTTCGAGCGGCCGTTTCGCAGCGTAGTGACCAGGTACGTCGACCAGCGGCTGGCGCAAACGATCCGTCGCCCGAACGAGCGAGAGTCGCCTGGCAAAGCGGTTCACGAGCTGGTGTACGAGTACTTTTGCCGCCTGGAGGCGCTTGGCTTTTTGCGAAATACAACGCCAAACAAAGAGCGCATTTCGGCGAGCGGTATGCTGTACGGAAGGTTTGACGTGCTGTTTGACCGTTTTTGTCCCGACTTGTTCGGCCATACGGAGCGGGAGCTGGTCGCCTTTTTTCGGCAGCACGACCTTTGCTATCTGAAGGGCAGGTGGTTTGACAAAAAGCAAACGCGGAAAACGCCGCTGGATGTATAG
- a CDS encoding NCS2 family permease, translating into MRTWLDKLFHLRACDTTFQRELIAGFIGFVTIVYIVAVNASILQDAGIPMEAGILATVLTAFIGSLLMAFWANAPIILVPGMGINALFTYTLCQSMGLSWQEALAAVFVSGLIFTVIAFTRAAAILSNAIPASLKEAITVGIGLFLTFIGLQKGGLIVTNPSTFVALGDLSSPHVLVTLVTLLLTLILFVRNVPGNFLIGIAAGTGLGFLFGIVEPGTGETFSFAQYGQVLGGMSFSAIWTLPFWIATFSLAMVIVFENIGLLHGHTAMIGQPQKFRRSLQANALSAAISGILGTSPTVATVETAAGIAAGGRTGLTTLVTGTLLLFSLGLIPVVKMIPDGAVAPVLIIIGALMLQNVQNINLKDFSEGFPAFLIIAIIPLSYSIVDGIAFGFVAYPLMKLALGKRREVPALLYVIAGLFLLNLMLPVFT; encoded by the coding sequence GTGCGTACGTGGCTGGATAAGCTGTTTCACTTGCGCGCTTGCGACACGACGTTTCAACGGGAGCTGATCGCCGGATTTATCGGCTTTGTCACCATTGTCTACATTGTTGCCGTAAACGCTTCGATTTTGCAGGATGCCGGAATCCCGATGGAGGCAGGGATTTTGGCAACTGTTCTGACCGCTTTTATCGGATCGCTGTTAATGGCCTTCTGGGCGAATGCCCCGATCATCCTCGTCCCCGGCATGGGGATTAATGCGCTGTTCACCTATACGCTCTGCCAGTCGATGGGCCTCTCCTGGCAGGAAGCGCTGGCGGCTGTATTCGTTTCCGGCCTGATCTTTACCGTCATCGCCTTTACCCGCGCGGCGGCGATTTTGTCCAATGCGATTCCCGCTTCGCTGAAGGAAGCGATTACGGTAGGCATCGGCTTGTTTTTGACCTTTATCGGGCTGCAAAAAGGCGGCCTGATCGTCACCAATCCGTCCACATTCGTCGCGCTGGGCGATTTGTCCAGCCCGCATGTGCTCGTGACGTTGGTAACGCTCCTCCTCACGCTGATCCTGTTTGTGCGCAATGTCCCCGGCAACTTCCTGATCGGGATTGCGGCTGGTACGGGACTTGGCTTTTTGTTCGGGATCGTCGAGCCGGGGACAGGAGAGACGTTTTCGTTTGCGCAGTACGGACAAGTATTGGGCGGCATGTCGTTTTCCGCCATCTGGACCTTGCCGTTCTGGATCGCGACCTTTTCGCTTGCGATGGTGATCGTGTTTGAAAACATCGGCTTGCTGCACGGGCATACGGCGATGATCGGCCAGCCGCAAAAGTTCCGCCGCTCGCTGCAAGCAAATGCTTTGTCGGCGGCTATCTCTGGCATCCTGGGAACGAGTCCGACCGTCGCAACGGTAGAGACGGCAGCCGGAATCGCGGCAGGTGGGCGGACCGGGCTGACCACGCTCGTCACCGGGACGCTTCTGTTGTTCTCGCTCGGCCTGATTCCGGTGGTGAAAATGATTCCGGACGGCGCGGTTGCGCCTGTGCTCATCATCATCGGGGCACTGATGCTGCAAAATGTGCAAAACATCAATCTGAAAGACTTTTCGGAGGGCTTCCCCGCCTTTTTGATTATCGCGATCATTCCGCTGTCCTACAGCATCGTGGACGGCATCGCTTTCGGCTTCGTGGCGTACCCGCTGATGAAGCTCGCGCTGGGCAAGCGCCGGGAAGTGCCTGCCTTGCTGTACGTCATCGCCGGGTTGTTTTTGCTCAATCTGATGCTGCCTGTATTCACGTAA
- a CDS encoding LysR family transcriptional regulator has protein sequence MDIRQLRYFIAIAEEGQITGAAKRLNMAQPPLSQQLKQMEDELGVTLVERSGKRMELTEAGLTLYRQALNIVHQMEEALSEVKETGEGIRGTLSIGVSALSAYRLPEQIRLFQQKYPLITYKVWKGDTQLLNQWLERRTIEVAIVRLPHSLNNCTMIPLEEEAFVLIVPASSPYADRTEIHMREIAKLPLIMPSLPGLGIYDLIVKEFSRLGVAPHVICECPDISLIVSMVAASVGSSIVPISAWETHKSEQIRGIRLAGTSIYSSAAVVWQSGRHLSKAAKRFIETFS, from the coding sequence GTGGATATACGGCAATTGCGCTACTTTATCGCCATCGCGGAGGAAGGCCAAATTACAGGGGCGGCGAAACGGCTGAACATGGCCCAGCCTCCTTTGAGCCAGCAGCTCAAGCAAATGGAGGACGAGCTGGGCGTCACGCTCGTGGAGCGCTCCGGGAAGCGGATGGAGCTGACCGAAGCCGGGCTTACCTTGTACCGCCAGGCGCTCAACATCGTCCACCAGATGGAGGAAGCGCTCTCCGAAGTAAAAGAAACGGGCGAAGGCATTCGCGGGACGCTGTCCATCGGGGTGAGCGCCTTGTCCGCCTACCGTCTGCCGGAGCAGATTCGCCTGTTTCAGCAAAAATATCCGCTCATTACCTACAAAGTCTGGAAGGGCGATACCCAACTGCTCAACCAGTGGCTGGAGCGACGCACCATCGAGGTCGCGATCGTGCGCCTGCCCCACTCGCTCAACAACTGCACGATGATTCCGCTGGAGGAAGAGGCGTTCGTCCTGATCGTCCCCGCAAGCTCGCCGTATGCGGACCGCACCGAGATTCACATGCGGGAAATCGCCAAGCTTCCGCTCATCATGCCCAGCCTGCCCGGCCTTGGCATTTACGACCTGATCGTCAAAGAGTTTTCGCGCCTTGGCGTTGCGCCGCACGTCATCTGCGAATGCCCGGACATCTCGCTGATCGTCAGCATGGTCGCCGCTTCCGTCGGCTCGTCCATCGTCCCGATTTCCGCCTGGGAGACGCACAAGAGCGAACAAATCCGCGGAATCAGGCTTGCCGGGACGTCCATTTACTCGTCTGCCGCTGTCGTCTGGCAGTCGGGCCGACACTTGTCCAAGGCTGCCAAGCGGTTTATCGAAACGTTTTCGTAA
- a CDS encoding DUF523 domain-containing protein encodes MKMISACLIGCECRYDQKSCLDKELEQLLRDGKVIPVCPEQLGGLPTPRPPAEIVGGDGNDVLDGRAKIIDQTGCDVTAEFVAGAYQALRLAQTVGATSAILKENSPSCGSSFVYDGQFSGKKVPGAGVTAALFRRHGIEVKSERN; translated from the coding sequence GTGAAAATGATTAGCGCTTGCCTGATCGGCTGCGAATGCCGCTACGACCAAAAATCGTGTCTGGACAAGGAACTGGAGCAGTTGCTACGGGACGGCAAAGTAATCCCTGTCTGTCCGGAGCAGTTGGGCGGCTTGCCTACTCCGCGTCCGCCAGCGGAGATTGTCGGGGGAGACGGAAACGACGTGCTGGATGGGCGGGCAAAAATTATCGACCAGACAGGCTGTGACGTGACGGCTGAATTTGTGGCGGGCGCTTATCAGGCGCTGAGGCTGGCGCAAACGGTCGGGGCGACGTCTGCCATCCTGAAAGAAAACAGCCCGTCCTGTGGCAGCTCGTTCGTGTACGACGGCCAGTTTTCCGGGAAAAAGGTGCCGGGAGCTGGCGTGACGGCGGCGCTGTTTCGCAGACACGGCATAGAGGTGAAGTCGGAGCGGAACTAG